Below is a window of Poecilia reticulata strain Guanapo linkage group LG8, Guppy_female_1.0+MT, whole genome shotgun sequence DNA.
ttttatcacaaTGTTGGGACACAGAAGAATATTTGACCGTTCTTCTTTTCATTATCTCTGTATGTTGTTCAGAGCTAGGGgtattttttatgtcataaattcAGTTTTCCCTGCAGTTTTTCTGTACGATTTTGTTCTATAGACTCAGATGGGCATTGAAAACAGTTTCTTGTGAATGATTATTGTGTCAATGTAACCGGATGTTATGGATCATTACTGAGCTGAAAGACCCAGTTATGACCCATTTTCAGAAAGGCCCAAAGCCTCGGATGTTTTAGGCATGGCAGAACATCTGACATGCTTCCCAACTGCTGACATGTTTATAGATTATTAAGGAGACATGGTGACCCCTCAATATTTACTACAGACCTCTAATGGTAAGCTTTGGAGATTGTTTCTAATCCGCTACTCTCTGTATGTGATGGCAGGATGGATCTCTGTCCAGCactgtttttcaaagtttcagttgtCTTAATAATAATTTCTCTGATATTAAATATGTGAAAGTTTTGCTGAGCAGCCTTGTCCTTGTAGCCATTTCATGActtggtaataataataataataataataataataataataatacacacatctgcttttattgaatcccatgtttttttttccattttgaagaaGGGTTAAGCAAAATGGGGCTCTGTGTCAAATTAAATCTGTGTATATTCCAGGGAACCAGGAAGTTGTGGGTTAATAATCAAAGATTTTATTCCTATCAACTGTAGAAGCGATCAATTCAAAGTGTTCATTAGTTTGTAGACATATTCTTACAGCTGCATTTGagatttttagaagaaaaacagaaaaatgtggggTTTTTCCGTCCACTAAATAAATTGACTTGCAtaaaaggttggatttttcttaatttttcatttttagattgttatgctgcagtaaaaaaaaWTTTTTTTACACACCTTTAGCTGGGGTTTTAATTGATgatttaagaacattttttaatagCTTGTGTTTTGGACAGATTGTGAATAAGCCAAGGGGTGgactggtttttcttttttctgctatATTTGATTTAATCACCTAActgcattttttccatttcacagCTGTTTTAACTCTGAACACGACTTTTTGTACYGTTTCTCTTTATACAAGCAGCAGGTGCAACATGTCTACCCAACTCAAGTACAATATGTAGGAGAAAGCGGAGAAGCAGTTTATACCAACGGAACTATGTAAGCTCAGTTCTTTAATTTCACtggttttaagttgttttattccTGTGAAGGAAGTTTtacgtaataaaaaaaaaaacacatgaaatttgacaaaaacctgcagttatttttttccagattctGACACAGACTCACAGTTCACACCACAGTGATTACAATCTTCTTAAATTATGCAAGAGTGAGAGTGGTGTGTTGAAAACATGGTGACGGATAAGATTTCCCTCCCCACTTGTCTCCTCATGTTAACTGCATCACcaactgtttttaaagtggCTCCAATCAAAGTGCCATTTAGGCTAATTAAAGCCcagctgttttttcttcttctccgttttgcagttttattgtttgtcgCTCCAATATGACCGAGTTTTGTGACGTAACTTAATCTGTTGTCCATGTCGACACAATTACATACCAGCAGCAAATCATTCCTGTGAGCTTAACAAGGGATACGCTGatcaaaattttgattttgaattcTGATCTAGCTATTCAACACATCAATAATCCACTGCagtttagggctgcaactaacgattaatCTAGTTATCAGTTATTCTATCTAGTATTGTGAcaattaattgaataattgGATAGAAAAAATTGCccattctgaatattttttatttaaccaataCAGTACTAGAGatgcaatgaaaacaaataatttgttttggaaaataaactgaCGTTAACGTAGCACTCCTTTAGCgaatgcttgatcatttgttgCAAAAGATGCATCTACAGCTAAGAAACACTTATAATATTAACTTGTGAAAAATCCAtctctttctgcttgacttagcATCAATACTGTGTAGAGATAATCTGTTTACTTTACAATTTAGACAATTAATAATTTGATAAGGAAATATTTCCTTTAGTAGGATTTAAAYcaggtgaagctaaaacagccacctgaggagttttgggtcgaacattttcacagacaaagaagtttttgtttttttaaatcataaatgcaaaatgtaaatttttgtaaagttttggctTACTAACTGCTCTGACWGttgcttttttgaaaaaattgccttttttttgagtctgtctCTTCCAGTttatgattaatcgattactgaattagttgacgattactCCAACagtcaattaatcacaattatcctgattaatcatttcagtgaGTGTAACCCAGTAGTGGTATGATAAATTCACTGACTGAAAAATGATTAGAACATTTGAGTTTCCGATTAAACCAaaaatcagcagctgatttcttggtgcatctctgcttttattGAACTTCTTCTGGAACAGGACAAAGcgaatttattgaaaatgtttatggTAAAACTCAGAATGCACCTGATGCTAACCGCAGCGATCTGTCTGCAGCCGAACGGCCTACTCCTACAACCCGGACTCCCAGCTGTACGGACAGGGCAGCGGGGGCGCCTACTTTGACTCTCAGGCTGGAGGAACCCACGTCACCACGGTGGTGTCCTCCGCCAGCAGTGGCGTGCCGCCTCACGGCATGGTGGGCATCGCCATGGACGTGGGCAGCAGCCACATCATTTCCAGTGGCAGCACCTACCTGCTGCACAGCGGCGGCATGGAGGGGAACCGCAACCACATCTCACACTCGTCTCGCTCCTCCTCAGCCATGGTGAGTTGGTCCTGAGGTAGAACCGGGAAAGTCAAAGTTTTCTGTGGATTCTGTTGGCTCGGYTGGCAGGACCCGTTTCCTGATTAACACTCCTTTATGCCAGCAGTCCACAACCTGATTTGAGTTGTTGTACCTGAATGACCACACACTGAGAGCAAAGTGGTGCTAGGCAGCTAGCTTGCAAAAGTGGGACTTTGCCTTAATTCAGGGCTGAATTGTTTTAAGGGTTTTCACGGGGCATTCGAGAGCCCCTGAAACAAAGAAACCCCTGGGGCTTCTTACCATTTGGCCCAGAGCCCGCTGGATCTCTCCTAAAGCCTTGGAACGCTGCCtgcttctttttccttctcttatGTCTAAAGTCTGGCATCAGTTTTGATTGATTTTCCTCCATAGATGTCTCCGCTTTAGTCATtcagttaaacatttaatcactcaaataatttagtttttttctctctgaagaaATTAATGTAGAGTTACTTTATGTTGTGCCTGATTTTGTCATAGTAGCTTCTAACGTATCTGcctattttggttttaaaaagttttttgaagTTGAACCAACTCTGGGATGATTGACATTGTTGACCCAGGTCTTTATTTGACCTGTGACCCTGTTTGTTGTTCCTATTTGCATACTTTAGTGTGTCAGACCCTGAGCCGTCACTGAGCTGCTTAACCCTATGAGTCCCTTGATTTGCATGCTTTTGTCAGCCAATAATGGATTTGGCTGCAACACTGACtgattttaatggaaatgcagagaTCTGGCTGCTTGCTAACAGTCTTATTtcccttttctcttctcttcttctttttccccaaCATTATACCCCTGCaatcttcctgttttctctctctctctttctctctctctctgttctgccTCCTCCCTTTCTGTGtatcctgtttttttctgttttgcatgcTTCTTTCTTCAGCTTGAAATGGCGATTGAAAACCTCCAAAAGTCTGAAGGAATTGCAAGTCACAAAAGCAGCCTGCTCAACAGCCATGTAAGTCAACCAGGAACTTTCTAtgtaaaacagaacagaaagttATGGCTGAATCTGTGGACTCTGTGTTCTGCTTGTGTCTGCTCAGTGAATCACTGTTTGCTGCTGGCTTTCTTTCCCCTTCCCAAAATGATTTGATTTAGTTTCATTCTTGACCTAAACTCATGTGTGCTGTCACCTTTCCTTATATACAAATTTCAGATGATTGCTCTGATACTCTGCATGAACTAAtgctgattatttgtttttcctgcctttTCACCAGCTAgctttctttttgatttttttattggagGGAAAAAGTTAGTTGGACGaaccaaaagatttttttatccTGTAGGTCAGTGACTCGATGCAATCGTTTCCTTGGATGGAAAACCTTTtacaaatttgaataataatcTAAAATTGGCTCCTTGTGTATTGTAATGTGGTTCCAATTGATCTTGCATAGACAAACGGtaaataataagtaaaaaaacTTGTCTACATTCTATAAACTTAGTGCTGTGTTTggataaaatattaatgattagTTTTTCCGATGCTGTTTGCATGGTATCCCCGTAACAGTGtcaataattatatattttagttttatttatccaTAAATGGTGAAACAGAACAGCACAGAAAGATTAACATTGTGTTACAGAGGTAAAGTCTaaagataaatttaaaaaaactaaaaaacatagCATCAAACacactgcatgttaaatgtaaagctcttaaaacaaacttcaaaatgttcacgaattattgtgtttttttttgttttctataagaattatttaaattaatttaatgacaTATTGATTGCAAGAAGTCTGATAAAATTGCGGAGATAAATCTTCAATCTTTTGTTCTATGAGCCTTGAGTTTCTGTAGAAAAATGTTACAGTggtcaaacatttttaactgttttcatTGGCCTTTCTAAATTGCATATCAATGACAGATTCAGTGTccaattttgttttctccagctACAAAATACTAAAGAACAAAGACAGCTATTCAGTTTTCTAttagcagcataaaaaaaactagagttTTACTGAGAAATTGTTTTTAGTGGAGACGCTCCAACAAAACGCTTCTgtggtggaggagaggaaaatatttaaaagacagAAGAGGAAAAGTTGCAACACATCtttacagtttgatttcacatatttgtcacatttacaatttattttattattgtcacatttaataattttactgttatttttttgtcgcattaacattttttgtcttcttcccACTACATTTTATGTATCATTGactgtttcatttttcacttttacgtttttgtttttaatttgtcacggagtttattaatttttttgtcacatctacatttaaaggattttattgCTGTGAATATTTAGGTCTTTGTTTAAGGGCTGTggttataaaaattaaatgcacattgattaacatttctgtaaatatgttataataaaccaatatttattatattgGCTCTTTTCATTTGTTGTCCCTGTACTACGACTGCCTacctaaaaatactttaaaatacgTAACTAGACATACTTTGTCAATAAATGCAATCAGTGCAAACAGTAAAGGCAAAACGAAGGAAACTACAAcacaatttttataaaaaagtgtaagaaatcattaaaactaaattacatatttgaatttaaattggtAGACATGTAATTTAAGGTCTTCCCTTTAACATTGAACTTCATGTGTCCAAattgtgtgtttaaagttcagTTATTTTAACTCTAGTAGCAGTTTTCATTGCTCTGGTTATTTACAGCCGTAGCTCRGAGACAGACATGGTCACGGGTGGATGTTTAAAAATCAGAGGCTGTGTGATGTGCGTTATGTGGCGTTTGATATGATAAAAAGATCTGCGGCTCAGGTCCGTCTCCTGGGAACGCTCCGGGAGTGAATATATTCTCCTCCATGTTTGCAGCTTCAGTGGCTGCTGGACAACTACGAGACGGCGGAGGGAGTGAGCCTGCCCCGGTGTTCCCTCTACAACCATTACCTCAGGCACTGCCAGGAGCAGAAACTGGATCCGGTTAACGCAGCGTCCTTCGGGAAGCTCATCCGCTCCGTCTTTATGGGTCTAAGGACGCGGCGCCTCGGCACCAGGTAGGAGGACGCTGATAACAGTAATCGCATAACTTTTCAAGAAGTGATGAATATGATCATGCTTACATGTACTGGAGAGCGACTGGTGGAGAGTAATGATAGTAATTACTCTGATGGTAAGGCTTTTTCTCACTGCTTTCTGGctcttttctctccttcagAGGCAACTCCAAGTACCATTACTACGGCATCCGGGTGAAACCAGATTCTCCCCTGAACCGGCTGCAGGAGGACACCCAGTACATGGCGATGCGGCAGCAGCCTGTCCACCAGAAACAGAGGTCAGACTTTTAGCAACAGGTGGAAAAATACAGTTTCCAGGTCAActtacattttggtttttttgtaatttgtgatTAAATTGTTTCAgtatttagtcattttctgtccaaaccatttccattttgttaaaatttaaattttaggttttgtttggTGATGTTTCATTTGGAGTATTATAGAGGTCTTATTGTAAGAACCTTCAACTGTTCCTGTAATCAGGTGTTTATAAATAACAAACCTTAGCAGTAACATGTAATTgaagacaataaatcaattaattgcacgatgaattaaaacgagctcagtaatttttatttgaatgatttgttgttttcctctttttttggttttctttttctactgaaaactggatgacaaaagtcttcagtctggtgtttttttcctcagctaTCTCTTTAGAAGGacgttttgtttacagaaacttcatagttcatgtttctgctgttttatttattttggatatttaagatATCTTCCAGGTCCAATGtgaaatattcattagaatttaaaacttATTGAGCTTTGGGAATATTAATACGATTaccaatatattacttgaaaattgtctcaaaacaactaTATTTATCCAGCAAACTTTGCCAGAAGACAGtataattaaagtatttttaaagttttgtgtaGGGGTATCGGTGCCTTGTTTTGACTTGTAAAACTGAGTTCAGTTTTCTAAGAAACGTAACTTAGTCATCGTTAATTCATGCTTTAATAAGGAGGTGGTTGCTTTCTCCCAGAGGGCCTGACTGGGTTGGGcagctttttcccccctcagtgaatgaaaatgttgttttaaaacggctttttgtgtttactcaggttatctgTCCACTATTACAACTAACACGAATGTCTCACTCTCGTGTTTGTGCAGGTTTAAGCCTCTGCAGAAGGTGGATAGCATGTCTGACAGTCTGTGTGGAAGCTCTCAGCACTGCAGCAGCACCCAAGAGCAGTCGGTGGCCGCTCAAacccagcagcaccagcagtACATCGGTAAACACACAAGCTGCCTTTATGTAccgtttttatacattttttccccccagatttgatatttttgaGTTGCACTTGAAGGTCTTCTTTTGGCACCATCACAACAGATTCCCATAGATTCTGTCTTTCCTGCCTGGAGATGTTGGGTTTATAGACGAACACTCATCCATGTCCATTTCCACAGACACGTCTCACTCCTTACCTCCGTTTCCTTCTCCGGACCTGGGCACGCAGCCTCTTCCTGAGCGCATCAGCATGACTGATATTAAGAAGTTGCAGACGCTCTACAGAAGCCACTGTGAGGTGAGACTCATCTCTGCACAATCATTTCTGCTTTATACCTGCATGCGCTTCTTAATAATCATTAATAGTTTTTTAATTGCGGTAATAGTTAAAAACTGGAATACTACATAGAATTATGACTCGCAGTGTTATGTACTTTGAAGGTTCTTATGTCTGTTTTTGCGTATggttgattaaaacaaaaactaaaaagatgaacaacagaTTATTAGCTTAATTTGACAGTTACTGCAACTGCCAGACTGCTGTATCTAAGAATACTagtggaaagttaagtggaaagaaaaagtctGCTAGAAAATGTAAACAGCCACCATGAGTGAGAGTAATGTGAAGCAAAGTGGAACGACTGATCACTTCCATTTAGGGCTGGGCGActtggacttaaagttttatcttgATACTATTATGttactattgtgataacgataaaagcGACAATAGGGGactatttatcattttttaggCAACTGTCATGGcatgacttttaaaaaacatgctcaTTTGTTACAAGCTTCTTTAGAACACCAAAAAGAGGTGTCATTTATACCATTAGACGGCGCACAGTAActtcatttaatcatattttcaaattaatagatttttattggtacttttattgaacaaacattggagaaaataataaaactagaaatcacaacaatatttttcaacatctttaattggaatttatcgtagcaacaataaatctgaattcTTATCATACTAATAAATATATCACAATAAATGCTGCATTCATTCATTAGTACTTTCATGTCTCTGTATCACTTTGTGTTTATATAAGCCTCACCTTTTGGATTTGAATTGGTGAAACACATGAGGTTTTTTGTAACGAGCTAATTTACTGATTTTATGTGTTGAGCTGAGGCTTACGTCTCTCCTGCTTCATCACATAGTGAGTGAATCCTGTGCTTTTGTTGGATGGTAATCAAAGCTGAATATCCCAAATACATTTACAATCGATGGTAATTTAAATTTCATACGAATGAAACCGCATTGAGTCTGTTTATGGAAACAGCTGAAATTCCTTCGTAATGTCCCAATGTTGGGAAAACGGGCCGCAGCCTGCAGGTGTCTTATTTCTAAACTGTAAATATTCTGGGTGAGGAAATCAGAGTTCTTGAGAAATGACGTTTCACAACCGTAGTTTACCCGCCGCAGTTCGGTTCAGTTCCCTGACAGAGAATCACGTGCGCAGCCTGAAGATGGAACCCAGATATGACAGCGGGAGAAACAACCCAAGAATTTGGGCCGTTGGATCCCGGAGAGAGGCAGCGATTAAAGCGACGAAGCTCGGGGTTTTATCATATTATCCCTGCCCTCCTCTTGTCCGGCTTCTCCACACACCGCCTTTGTTCCAGCCGTCTTTTCATCTCTGCACAGCTTTCAAGATATGCCAATTAACCTTTCAGCGTGCTGGGTGGACATCTCGGTGTCTTTGTGGCGGCCTCCCCTCGGGCCTTTGTGCCGCCGTGTCTGCGGACGGATGGACAGACTCCTGTCTTTGTCCACCGTCACATTTCTGCCACTCTTACCGCTCCCAGGGACTAATCTGTCTGCTTTGCGTAATCTTTAGACATCAAGAAACAAGTTGCTAGTATGAGGAATGCATTTCCTTAGAGCTTAGtcttttttaatattactg
It encodes the following:
- the rfx2 gene encoding DNA-binding protein RFX2 — translated: MDERIVNMQNSEAASDPPTGVATLRTSSSAQAPVVQPVPASQQRVLVQATGSAQKGGQVSVSRVPQQQVQHVYPTQVQYVGESGEAVYTNGTIRTAYSYNPDSQLYGQGSGGAYFDSQAGGTHVTTVVSSASSGVPPHGMVGIAMDVGSSHIISSGSTYLLHSGGMEGNRNHISHSSRSSSAMLEMAIENLQKSEGIASHKSSLLNSHLQWLLDNYETAEGVSLPRCSLYNHYLRHCQEQKLDPVNAASFGKLIRSVFMGLRTRRLGTRGNSKYHYYGIRVKPDSPLNRLQEDTQYMAMRQQPVHQKQRFKPLQKVDSMSDSLCGSSQHCSSTQEQSVAAQTQQHQQYIDTSHSLPPFPSPDLGTQPLPERISMTDIKKLQTLYRSHCEATLDVVMNLQFHYVENFWQNFWNAAAPSSDGSTTIPSSDDDLERVIPREKLVSLCKYEPVRLWMRSCDHILYQALVEILIPDVLRPVPSTLTQAIRNFAKSLEGWLTTAMTSFPQEIVRTKVAVVSAFAQTLRRYTSLNHLAQAARAVLQNTSQ